The sequence below is a genomic window from Rhizobium gallicum bv. gallicum R602sp.
TTTTCTCGTCATCGCCCCAATGGCCGGCCTCGGGCATCGCCTCGCGCATGACGGTGCGGTCGTCAACGTTGCCGGGGAGGATCAAGGTGCGGCACGCGAGGCTTTGCAACGCAGCAATGATCTGCCGGTAGCCCTCCCGCCAGCCGCCGTTGACAAGATCCCCGGTCACCACGACGATAGCCGGCTGCATCGCGGCGAGCCAGGAAATTGCCCTCTTAAGGCGGGCAAGGCCGTCATTGCCGGGGCTGGCGTGGATATCGCTGATCTGGGCGATGAGCATGGCGCCACCTCATTCAAAACCGCGTAATCACGCTGATCCCGGTTCCTTCCGCCCGGTCCATCGCCATCAGCGCCGGTACAGCCTCTTCCAGGCTGATTGTCTGGCCGATCAGTTTCTGCGGCGCGATCTTGCCGGCGGCAAGCATGGAGAGCATGGCATCGTAGCGCCATGCCTGCATGCCGTGGCTGCCGTAGATTTCCAGCTCATGGCCGATCACCAGCGCCATGGGGACTTGCGGCGTGGCATATTCGCCGAGCATCAGTCCGATCTGCACATGGCGGCCGCGGCGGCGCAAGTTCTTGATCGAGTTGAAGCAGGTCACGGGATGGCCGAGCGCGTCGATCGACACATGCGCGCCGCCCTTGGTGATCTCGCGCACGGCTTCCGCGACATCGGCAACCGCCGCCGCGTTAATCGTCGCCACCGCGCCGCATTCGCGCGCAAAGGCAAGCTTCTCTTCCGAAATATCGATCGCGATCGGATTGGCGCCGAGCGCGCTGGCGATCATGATCGCCGAGAGGCCGACGCCGCCCGCGCCATGGATGGCGATCCACTCGCCGGGGCCGGTGCGTGCCTGGTCGGCAACGGCGCGGAAGGAAGTGGCGAAGCGGCAACCGAGGCTCGCCGCCGTCGCATCGTCGATGCTGTCGGGCAGATGCACGAGATTGGTGTCGGCATAGTCGATCGCGACATATTCGGCGAACGAGCCCCAATGCGTGAAGCCGGGCTGGAACTGGTTCGGGCAGACCTGCTGATTGCCGGAGTGGCATTCGCTGCAATGTCCACAGCCGGAAACGAACGGCACGGTCACCCGGTCGCCCGCCTTGAAGCGCACCACGCCCTTGCCTGTGGCGACGATCTTGCCTGCAAGCTCGTGTCCCGGCACATGCGGCAGGCGGATATCCGGATCATGCCCCATCCAACCGTGCCAGTCGCTGCGGCAAAGGCCGGTCGCGCCGATGGCGATGACGACGCCATCCTCGGTCGGAGTCGGGTCGGGCACCGTGCGAATGTCTGGGCTCTGCTCGAAGGCTTCGTAATACATGGCTTTCATTGGACGGCCTCCAGCTCTTTTGTTTGAGATTCCGCCGCCATGATGCCACGCGGGAGCCTGCGATTCCAACACTCCGTTCGATCATTTCCGCTGATGGACCCATCGCTTTCATGCGGGCGAACGCGCATGATTGTTGCGGCGATATGGGCGGTTGCGGCATTTTTCTTGCGTCCCGCTTGAGCGGCCGAATTTCCGCTTGACCCTGTCTGCAGGGAAGGATTTTGCTTCTCGGACATTGGCAAGGAGAAGATCATGCCCGTCGATACATCGCCCCGCACGACCACCTGGACCCGTGTCGAGGGCGAGTGGCTTGTCGGCAACCCGCCGCTGATCGGCCCGACCTCGCATGCCATGTGGCTCGCGTCCATGGTCTTCGACGGTGCCCGCTGGTTTGATGGCATCGCGCCGGATCTCGACCTGCACTGCCAGCGTGTCAACCGCTCAGCCGTCAATATGGGGCTGAAGCCCATCAAGACGGCCGAGGAGATCGAGGCTCTCGCCTGGGAAGGCATCAAGAAGTTCGACGGCAAGACGCCGATCTATATCAAGCCGATGTATTGGGGCGAGCACGGTTCGCCGGGCAGCGTCGTATCCGTCGATGCGGAATCGACCCGCTTTGCGCTCTGCCTTTTCGAAGCGCCGATGGGCGGCCATAGCGGTTCGTCGCTGACCGTTTCGCCCTTCCGCCGCCCGTCGCCGGAAACGGCGACGACGGATGCCAAGGCCGGCGGGCTCTACCCGAACAGCGGCCGCGCGATCGCCGAGGCGCGAAGCCGCGGCTTCGACAATGCCCTGATGCGCGACCTGAATGGCAATGTCGCCGAAACGGCATCCTCCAACATCTTCATGGTGAAGGACGGCGTGGTCTTCACGCCGGTGGCCAACCGCACTTTCCTCGCCGGCATCACCCGCGCCCGCGTCACGGGGTTGCTGGACCAGGCAGGATTCGACGTGCGCGAGGTGACGCTCTCGGTCGAAGACTTCATGAATGCCGATGAGATATTCACCAGCGGCAACTATTCAAAGATCGTCGGCGTCAACCGCCTCGACGGCCGCAATTTCGAAGACGGCCCGGTCACCCGCAAGGCGCTCGATCTCTATATGGACTGGGCCAACGGGCGCAGCCACAGCCAAAGCGGCGAGTAGCAATCGGCGCGCAGGGGAGTGCGAACCGGTTGCAGCCTCACGAGAAAGGTACGCGCGGATCCTGCACCAAGTAGAACTCGGTAACCGGCGTGACGTCAGTGATAAAAAAGCCAAACGCCGGTCGGTCGAGGGGATCAACCTGGCCACTGGTGAAGCGCAGCCGGTCGAATTTCTCGAAGTGGTTCTCGAAACGGGCAAACCGGTTGGACGAAATGAGGTCCGGATTGGGGTTGGTCTGATCAAATGACAGACCGTCGTAAAAGTCGCTCGGTTTGCCAAGAATCTCTTGAAGTTCGAATTCGAACTCGATCCAGGCCAGTCCGCTTTCGTTGAGAGTGACAACGCGCAAGTGGAAGGCGCCCTCGGGAAACCCGTGATGTTGAATCGGCCTTTCGGCCCTAATCACCAAAGTGACGGGGCTGGCCGAGTTCAGTTCCTCGTTGATTTCGATTGGATCGGCTTTTGTACCTGAGCCTGTAACGGACAGGATGCGGAAGCCGCCAAGCTCATCGGAGAAGGAATAATCCCCAGCATACCAACGTCCGTCGTCAGCCGGTCCGGCACTGATGAGTGACAGTGTCAGCAACGCAACCAGGATTCGCATGTGACGCCTCATCGTGAGTTCCTCTGGAGCGCCGTCTATCCGTGCAGCGACCAAGTGACCGAAGTACCGGCGAGAGTTTTCCTCAGATGCTCGTTCGCCTCCACGCCCGCAGCATCCGCGGCATATTCCGGTTTCAGCCGGTCGAGGAAATACATCGTCATCTTACCCTTGTTTTTCACGTCAAGGGCACCTCGCGGGGTGCAGTCGAAATATGATTTTACGTGTTGGTAGGTGCTTTCGGAGATGTTCACCTGGTCTGCTTCGTCCGTGCTCTCCATACGAGCTGCGATATTCACCGCGTCGCCCCAGACGTCGTAGGCGAACTTCTTCCGGCCAACGACGCCGGACATCACACTGCCGGTATGCAGGCCAACGCGGAGGTGCCAGGGCCGCTGCCCGATCGCGACCCAGCGCTGGTTCGACGCCACGACAAAGCGTCGAATCTCGAGAGCAGCAAGGCAGCTGCGGATCGGATGGTCCTTGCGGCCCTGCATCAGGCCGCCGGCGCACATGTAGGAGTCACCGATCGTCTTGAGCTTCTCCAGCCCATGTCGCGCGACGATGGTATCGAACTCGGAGAAGTACATGTCGAGGTCATCGACCAACTCCCGAGGGGAGAGTTCAACGGCTGATTTGGTAAAGTCGACGAAGTCCGTAAAAAGGATCGTCGTCGAAGGGTGGTGGCGGGGCTCGACCGAGCCCCTCTCTGTCAATTCCGCGGCTATCTTAAGTGGGAGGATGTTGAGGAGCAGGCTGTTCGCGCGCTGCTTCTCAGCGGCCAGTTCCTGCTGGGAGCGCAGCACCTCGGCCATCCTCAGGCGCAGTTCGAGCTGGGCGATGGTCTGGCGCGCGAGGCGACGGATGCCTTCGGCAGCCTCGAAGGCGAGCTCGCGCGGGGTGAGGTCCAAGATGCAGAGCGTGCCGAGCGCATGGCCGCCTGAATCGATCAGCGGCATGCCTGCATAAAAGCGGAAGAAGGGTTCAGTCGCAATGAACGGCAGTGCCTTGAAGCGATCGTCGGCGTGGGTGTCGGGAACCACCAGCATGTCGCTACGGCAGAGCGCATAGGCGCAGCAGACGCCGCTGCGGGGCACTTCTTCGATACCGGGAGGAACTCCGTGACGGGATTTGAGCCAAACCTTGGTGTCGCCGACGATGTTGACCATCGCGATCGGGGCACTGGCAATCAGGGCGGCGAGATCGGTGAGATCGTCGAATCCGGCTTCCGGGTCTGTGCCGTAAACATCATAAGCCCGTACCGCGGCCAAGCGCTCAGCCTCGTTGTCAGGTAGAGGGAAGTCCATGCCGGCGCCCTCCATCGTGCGAAGCCAAAATGGCCCGCCCGTTCAGATCGGGCGCGCGCGGCTCGGCTTTTGTCGATCATCGGTTCGGTCTTGTTCTCGGGCCCTGCCGTGGCGAAGCAGCTCACGCCGCCCATTCCACACCTACTGCCACCCAAAACTTACTCTCGCTATCTCACTTAATCAATGAGGCCGGCTGCTATCCAGAGAAGCTGGGCGCCTTCGATCGCGATCAAGTTAGGTTGGGAGCAATCATGCGCGTCTCGCCGCTTCCTGCAAGCGGGGCAAGCTCGATCCACATTCGTTCCAAGTGTCTGCTTCCTGCGCAGGCGGACGGTGCGCCAGCGCCAACTATGGGCCGAGTTCGGCCGCTAGACCGCCTTTCGCCTTGCCCGACCGTCATTTCAGGAACATTAGCTCACTGTCCTCGTTTGGCGTCTATCACCCCAAGATGAGGGACGTAATCATGTCCGACAACCCGTTCGACACCAGCCGCGGCAATGGCGGCGAGACGCATCAGCATATTCCGGAAAAGGGCCCCCACGAGGGCCTCGATCATCTGACGACTAATCAGGGCATCCGCATTTCCGACAATCAGAACAGCCTGCGCTCCGGTGAGCGCGGCCCGACGCTGCTCGAGGATTTCGTGCTGCGCGAGAAGATCTTCCATTTCGATCACGAGCGCATTCCGGAGCGGATCGTGCATGCCCGTGGTTCGGCAGCGCACGGCTATTTCGAGCTGA
It includes:
- a CDS encoding branched-chain amino acid aminotransferase: MPVDTSPRTTTWTRVEGEWLVGNPPLIGPTSHAMWLASMVFDGARWFDGIAPDLDLHCQRVNRSAVNMGLKPIKTAEEIEALAWEGIKKFDGKTPIYIKPMYWGEHGSPGSVVSVDAESTRFALCLFEAPMGGHSGSSLTVSPFRRPSPETATTDAKAGGLYPNSGRAIAEARSRGFDNALMRDLNGNVAETASSNIFMVKDGVVFTPVANRTFLAGITRARVTGLLDQAGFDVREVTLSVEDFMNADEIFTSGNYSKIVGVNRLDGRNFEDGPVTRKALDLYMDWANGRSHSQSGE
- a CDS encoding zinc-dependent alcohol dehydrogenase family protein — encoded protein: MKAMYYEAFEQSPDIRTVPDPTPTEDGVVIAIGATGLCRSDWHGWMGHDPDIRLPHVPGHELAGKIVATGKGVVRFKAGDRVTVPFVSGCGHCSECHSGNQQVCPNQFQPGFTHWGSFAEYVAIDYADTNLVHLPDSIDDATAASLGCRFATSFRAVADQARTGPGEWIAIHGAGGVGLSAIMIASALGANPIAIDISEEKLAFARECGAVATINAAAVADVAEAVREITKGGAHVSIDALGHPVTCFNSIKNLRRRGRHVQIGLMLGEYATPQVPMALVIGHELEIYGSHGMQAWRYDAMLSMLAAGKIAPQKLIGQTISLEEAVPALMAMDRAEGTGISVITRF
- a CDS encoding adenylate/guanylate cyclase domain-containing protein, whose translation is MEGAGMDFPLPDNEAERLAAVRAYDVYGTDPEAGFDDLTDLAALIASAPIAMVNIVGDTKVWLKSRHGVPPGIEEVPRSGVCCAYALCRSDMLVVPDTHADDRFKALPFIATEPFFRFYAGMPLIDSGGHALGTLCILDLTPRELAFEAAEGIRRLARQTIAQLELRLRMAEVLRSQQELAAEKQRANSLLLNILPLKIAAELTERGSVEPRHHPSTTILFTDFVDFTKSAVELSPRELVDDLDMYFSEFDTIVARHGLEKLKTIGDSYMCAGGLMQGRKDHPIRSCLAALEIRRFVVASNQRWVAIGQRPWHLRVGLHTGSVMSGVVGRKKFAYDVWGDAVNIAARMESTDEADQVNISESTYQHVKSYFDCTPRGALDVKNKGKMTMYFLDRLKPEYAADAAGVEANEHLRKTLAGTSVTWSLHG